A region from the Geobacillus vulcani PSS1 genome encodes:
- a CDS encoding aldehyde dehydrogenase family protein — MTTHVQVHHFPLFIDGQWQPASSGETFNVYNPATGEAVATVAKATAEDVDRAVKAARKAFDETDWKTMKPKERARLLNAIAQAVVANAQELAYLEAISSGGTIRRISSIDILQTVDLFQTMANIVQEYPFSETLPIPPFPGPAHNFVWREPIGVCAAITPWNLPLMIASWKIAPALATGNTIVVKPASYTPLSTLKLAEIISWFVPPGVINVVAGPGAEVGEALVRHPQVDKVAFTGSTEVGRRIMALASETVKNVTLELGGKSPNILLDDADLEIAIPGSLFGVFLHSGQLCESGTRLFVPDRMHDEVVERLVALTKTLQIGHPLDPATDIGPVISKRQQETVLSYIEAGKREGATLVCGGHAVDVPGCEGGHFVAPTIFTNVKNDMKIAQEEIFGPVLSVIRYHDVEEAVAMANDTIYGLAAGVWTRDVNKAYAIAGRLRAGVVWINDWHMLRNDAPFGGYKQSGIGREMGKYSLDAYTQLKHVHTSMVPELEKRKWYQVLFSKLGAMRKA, encoded by the coding sequence ATGACCACCCATGTGCAAGTGCATCATTTTCCGCTCTTCATTGACGGCCAATGGCAGCCGGCAAGCAGCGGGGAAACGTTTAACGTATACAATCCGGCGACCGGAGAGGCGGTGGCGACCGTCGCGAAGGCGACAGCCGAAGATGTGGATCGGGCGGTGAAGGCGGCGCGCAAGGCGTTTGACGAGACGGATTGGAAGACGATGAAACCGAAAGAACGGGCGCGTCTGCTCAATGCCATCGCCCAAGCCGTCGTCGCCAATGCCCAGGAGCTCGCCTATTTGGAAGCGATCTCAAGCGGAGGGACGATCCGGCGCATCAGCTCGATTGATATTTTGCAGACGGTCGATTTGTTCCAAACGATGGCGAATATCGTTCAAGAGTACCCCTTTTCGGAAACGTTACCGATTCCGCCATTTCCCGGACCGGCGCACAATTTTGTTTGGCGCGAGCCGATCGGGGTGTGCGCAGCGATTACGCCGTGGAATTTGCCGCTCATGATCGCATCTTGGAAAATCGCCCCGGCGCTGGCGACGGGCAATACGATAGTTGTCAAGCCGGCAAGCTATACGCCGCTATCGACGCTCAAGTTGGCGGAAATCATTTCGTGGTTCGTGCCTCCTGGGGTCATTAACGTAGTGGCTGGACCGGGCGCGGAAGTCGGGGAGGCGCTTGTCCGTCATCCGCAAGTGGACAAGGTGGCGTTTACCGGTTCAACCGAAGTCGGCCGCCGCATTATGGCGTTGGCGTCGGAAACGGTGAAAAACGTCACGCTTGAACTTGGTGGCAAGTCGCCGAACATTTTGCTTGATGACGCGGATTTGGAGATCGCCATTCCGGGCAGCTTGTTTGGCGTCTTTTTGCACTCCGGCCAGCTGTGCGAATCGGGAACGCGGTTGTTTGTGCCGGATCGGATGCATGATGAAGTCGTCGAACGGCTCGTCGCGCTGACAAAAACGCTGCAAATCGGCCACCCGCTTGACCCGGCGACCGATATCGGCCCGGTCATTTCCAAGCGGCAACAAGAAACGGTGCTATCCTATATTGAAGCCGGCAAACGAGAAGGGGCGACGCTTGTCTGCGGCGGTCATGCGGTGGATGTCCCGGGCTGTGAAGGCGGCCATTTTGTCGCGCCAACGATTTTTACGAATGTGAAAAACGACATGAAAATCGCCCAAGAAGAAATTTTCGGCCCGGTGTTGTCTGTCATTCGCTACCACGACGTGGAGGAGGCGGTGGCGATGGCGAACGATACGATTTACGGGCTGGCGGCCGGCGTTTGGACGCGCGATGTCAACAAGGCGTACGCCATCGCCGGGCGCTTGCGGGCGGGCGTCGTTTGGATCAATGATTGGCATATGCTGCGCAATGACGCGCCGTTTGGCGGCTACAAGCAAAGCGGCATCGGGCGCGAGATGGGCAAATATTCGCTTGATGCCTACACGCAGCTGAAACATGTGCATACGTCGATGGTGCCGGAGCTCGAGAAGCGCAAATGGTATCAAGTGCTGTTTTCGAAGCTGGGCGCAATGAGAAAAGCATAA
- a CDS encoding IS110 family RNA-guided transposase: protein MDVIYPRCAGLDVHTETIVACALWEEEGEIQKEIQTFSTFSKGLGDLLEWLEDHGVTHVAMESTGVYWKPVFAFLEGYVDLTLANPQRIKNVPGRKTDVSDAEWIAKLLRHGLIEKSFVPPAPIRELRDFTRLRKKWVGQLSSEKNRIQKVLESSNVKLGSVLSDLFGVSGRNILARLLEKGYVDKDELDQCLRGRLKTKKQAVYDSLLGTLTEHELCLLRLLWKHVEECERLIEEVDQHIDRLLEPYREEVDLLMTMPGIKKQTAAVIIAEMGTDMSVFETPERAASWTGLSPGNHESAGKRKSTRTTKGNPHLRSALCEAAWSAARSKTHPLSRKFWSLAARCGKKKALIATARRMLVIIFCMISRKESFRQPQLI, encoded by the coding sequence ATGGATGTCATCTATCCTCGCTGCGCAGGATTGGATGTTCATACCGAAACTATTGTCGCTTGTGCCCTATGGGAAGAAGAGGGGGAGATTCAAAAGGAGATCCAAACGTTCTCAACGTTCTCGAAAGGGCTTGGCGACCTGCTCGAGTGGCTCGAAGACCATGGGGTCACCCATGTCGCCATGGAATCCACCGGCGTGTATTGGAAACCGGTCTTTGCCTTCCTCGAGGGCTATGTCGACTTGACTTTGGCCAATCCGCAGCGGATCAAAAATGTCCCGGGAAGAAAAACCGATGTCTCTGACGCCGAGTGGATCGCCAAGCTGCTCCGCCATGGACTCATTGAAAAAAGTTTCGTCCCCCCAGCGCCGATTCGTGAACTGCGGGATTTTACCCGCCTGCGCAAAAAGTGGGTCGGACAGTTGAGTTCAGAGAAAAACCGGATTCAAAAAGTGCTGGAGTCTTCCAATGTCAAGCTGGGCTCCGTCCTCTCGGATCTCTTCGGCGTTTCCGGACGAAACATCCTTGCCCGGCTGCTCGAGAAGGGATACGTGGACAAGGACGAGCTGGATCAATGCCTGCGCGGCAGGCTCAAAACGAAAAAGCAGGCGGTGTACGATTCGCTGCTGGGCACCTTGACCGAACATGAGCTCTGTCTCCTTCGCCTCTTGTGGAAACACGTGGAGGAATGCGAGCGGCTCATCGAAGAAGTCGACCAGCACATCGACCGCCTGCTCGAGCCGTATCGGGAGGAAGTGGACTTACTGATGACCATGCCTGGAATCAAAAAACAAACCGCCGCCGTCATCATCGCCGAGATGGGAACCGACATGAGCGTCTTTGAAACGCCGGAACGGGCGGCTTCATGGACGGGGTTGTCCCCCGGCAACCATGAAAGCGCCGGAAAGCGAAAGAGCACGCGCACCACCAAAGGCAATCCCCATCTTCGATCAGCGTTATGCGAGGCGGCATGGTCAGCAGCTCGATCCAAGACACATCCCTTGTCCCGAAAATTTTGGTCGTTGGCGGCCCGATGCGGGAAGAAAAAAGCCCTCATCGCCACGGCTCGACGAATGTTGGTGATCATCTTTTGCATGATCTCCCGCAAAGAGTCGTTCCGCCAACCACAACTCATTTAG
- a CDS encoding acyl-CoA dehydrogenase family protein: MNFTLPAEIEWLKENVRKFVSEVVEPVAMDIEENDQIPQDIIEKSKEMGLFGLSIPEEYGGLGLSMVGKCAIYEELGKTHNGYTTLIGAHTGIGTVGIVELGTEEQKQRYLPKMATGEWIGAFALTEPSAGSNAAAIKTTAVRKGDRYIINGSKHYITNAIDAHVFTVMAVTDPSKGPKGITSFIVEKDFPGFIIGKVERKMGLRGSHSAELFFDNLEVPAENVLGKEGEGYVNALKILANGRVGLAARNLGSCIRLLEYCMEYAEQREQFGKPIIEQQAIQHMLAEMSMLIEVLRSTVYRVAWMVDQKMRVVKEAAIAKLFGSEVYNKIADMAVQIHGGLGYMKDYPIERYFRDARITKIYEGTSEIQRNIIANELRKEYGKGP, translated from the coding sequence ATGAATTTCACGCTGCCAGCCGAGATTGAATGGTTAAAAGAAAACGTCCGCAAATTTGTGAGCGAAGTCGTCGAACCGGTGGCGATGGATATTGAGGAAAATGATCAGATTCCGCAAGATATCATTGAAAAATCGAAAGAAATGGGGCTGTTTGGATTAAGCATTCCGGAAGAGTACGGCGGCCTCGGCTTGTCGATGGTCGGCAAATGCGCCATTTACGAAGAGCTCGGCAAAACGCATAACGGCTATACGACGTTAATCGGCGCCCATACCGGCATCGGCACCGTCGGCATCGTCGAGCTCGGCACGGAAGAACAAAAGCAGCGCTATTTGCCAAAGATGGCGACGGGCGAATGGATCGGCGCTTTTGCTCTCACGGAGCCCAGCGCCGGATCAAACGCCGCTGCGATCAAAACGACCGCCGTCCGCAAAGGCGACCGCTACATTATCAACGGCTCGAAACATTATATTACAAACGCCATTGACGCCCACGTGTTTACGGTGATGGCGGTCACCGATCCGTCCAAAGGTCCGAAAGGCATCACGTCGTTTATCGTAGAAAAAGATTTTCCCGGCTTTATCATCGGAAAAGTCGAGCGGAAAATGGGGTTGCGCGGGTCGCATTCGGCTGAGCTGTTTTTTGACAACTTGGAAGTGCCGGCCGAAAACGTGCTCGGGAAAGAGGGTGAAGGATATGTCAACGCCTTGAAAATTTTAGCGAACGGCCGCGTCGGTCTCGCCGCGCGCAACCTCGGCTCGTGCATCCGCCTGCTCGAATATTGCATGGAATACGCCGAACAGCGTGAACAGTTCGGCAAGCCGATCATCGAGCAGCAAGCGATCCAACATATGTTGGCGGAAATGAGCATGTTAATCGAAGTGCTGCGTTCGACCGTCTACCGCGTCGCCTGGATGGTCGACCAAAAGATGCGCGTTGTCAAAGAAGCGGCTATCGCGAAGCTGTTCGGTTCGGAAGTGTACAACAAAATCGCCGATATGGCGGTGCAGATTCATGGCGGCCTTGGCTACATGAAAGACTACCCGATCGAGCGCTACTTCCGCGATGCCCGCATCACGAAAATTTACGAAGGCACTTCGGAAATCCAGCGCAACATCATTGCGAACGAACTGCGGAAAGAATACGGAAAAGGTCCATGA
- a CDS encoding R2-like ligand-binding oxidase, with product MRRTQPLVTTGSRGLQEDSFPFRLYQKAKRLGVWNPADIDLTQDVKDWETLPVQMKDGILRLIAQFQAGEEAVTRDLLPLLMVVAKEGRIEEEMYLTTFLFEEAKHTEFFRLVLNALGVKEDLSHYHSETYHTIFNDILPSAMGRLEHDSSPEAVAEASVVYNMFVEGVLAETGYYGFYKSLEQMKVMPGLLKGIGYLKKDESRHIAYGTFLLQRLIREHPYLLEVVMKKMEQLAPLAVKLNEEAAARDSIFGPDHHADIMNFTARQLATRMEVLKKAQEKPFDELFGLEESENVG from the coding sequence GTGCGGCGGACTCAACCGTTGGTGACGACGGGCAGCCGCGGGCTGCAGGAAGATTCGTTCCCGTTTCGGCTTTACCAAAAGGCAAAGCGGTTGGGGGTTTGGAATCCGGCGGACATTGATTTGACGCAAGATGTGAAAGATTGGGAGACGCTCCCTGTTCAGATGAAGGACGGAATTTTGCGGCTCATTGCCCAGTTTCAGGCGGGCGAAGAGGCGGTGACGCGCGATTTGTTGCCGCTTTTGATGGTCGTCGCCAAAGAGGGGCGGATCGAGGAGGAGATGTACTTAACCACCTTTTTGTTTGAGGAGGCGAAACATACCGAGTTTTTCCGTCTCGTGCTCAATGCGCTCGGCGTCAAAGAAGATTTGTCCCATTACCATTCAGAGACGTATCACACGATTTTTAACGACATTTTGCCGTCGGCGATGGGGCGGCTCGAGCATGACTCATCCCCAGAGGCGGTCGCTGAGGCATCGGTCGTATACAACATGTTTGTGGAAGGCGTATTGGCGGAAACCGGATATTATGGCTTCTATAAATCCCTCGAGCAAATGAAAGTCATGCCCGGCTTATTGAAAGGGATCGGCTATTTGAAAAAGGACGAATCCCGCCATATTGCGTATGGTACGTTTCTGCTTCAGCGGCTGATCCGGGAGCATCCGTATCTTCTTGAAGTCGTGATGAAAAAGATGGAGCAGCTCGCCCCGCTTGCCGTGAAACTCAATGAGGAAGCAGCGGCTCGCGATTCGATTTTCGGCCCCGACCACCATGCCGATATCATGAATTTCACCGCCCGCCAACTGGCAACGAGGATGGAAGTGTTGAAAAAAGCGCAGGAGAAGCCGTTTGACGAGCTGTTCGGTCTTGAGGAAAGCGAAAACGTTGGCTAG